A window of Coleofasciculaceae cyanobacterium genomic DNA:
TTTGATTTCCCATTTTTCACTACATCTGTTGATTGGCAAAATGGTCATTTTACTGCTATCCAAACTGTCATTTAATTTTTAATCCTCAAACTTTTCTTGACTTATCAATTATACCCTAATACACTCTTTTGCTACACAACCCTTTTCTTCCTTGACCAACCTCATATTTTACCTTTTGATTATCTGTAAGGCTTACATCACTACCTTGAATCTCCGAGGCATGAACAAATAGATCGTCTCCCCCGTCATCTTGAAGAATGAAACCAAAGCCCTTTTTGTCGTTGAAAAATTTTACTGTACCCGTACTCATATTTTGCTTTCCTTTGTTGTGATTAATGTTTGGCAGTATTGACTGTAGCCTAAAAACGACCTAACAAAGATTAATTTAAGAGATTTTTACAGGACATATTGAACTAGTCTCAGTTTAGAATAAATATTAGGCATTTTTTGGTCACACATTTTCGTTCCAATCAAAATTAAAATTTAAGAAATCGTTTCAATGACGCAAACTAAATTACAACAACAATTTACACTGGCAAATGTAGATGGCTCAGTAATTATCTACCTAAAGCTTCAGTCCAATGGCTCTTACCAGAGAAGACTGATTAGCGATGCTTTTATCAGTGACAATGACAACGATAACAGCATCAACAAGACAATTACTGAAGCTATTAGTGCTTATTTTCGCCAAAATAAAGATGTTAAAAGTGGTTATTACTTGATCGTTAGAGCAGATGAGAATACAATTTGCGTAGAGAACATCGGTTACTTCTTTGAAGATGCGATTGAGAAACTACAGAAATTAAATATTGTGATTCCTTTTATAGAAGGAGAGAGTCAGAGAACGGCTTTAATCCCATTTGAGAATGAGGATAGCGTTGCGCGAGAAGATATTCAATTTGATGGTCGAATCTCTTTCCAGCATCATATAGCAGAAGAAACAACTGATGATGAGTCAGAATAACTATGCAGCCGATTGAGGGAAAAGTTTGGCAAATAGATTATTAGAGATTAGTTGCCAATCACTAATCACGCATAGGGGAATTATTTAGATGATAGTGGCTAGGGAATAGGGTTAATAACCTCTAACTGTTTAATAGTTTCATCAATTGATGTTTCGGCAAAAGGTAAAAGCGATTGCGATAGTCGCGCCGAAGCTATCGCTCCTTCCCTGTAACTTCTATATGACTGAAAAGCTGTGTTTTTAACTCTTGATTTAGCTGGGTCATGTTTAAATCTTTCCAAACCGCTTTCCGTACTTGCCCCAATTCTCTTTTTTAAACGGCGATTGCCATCTAAGAATCAACTCTCTTTCTAGCTTCAATCTTCCCCTGCG
This region includes:
- a CDS encoding cold-shock protein, which encodes MSTGTVKFFNDKKGFGFILQDDGGDDLFVHASEIQGSDVSLTDNQKVKYEVGQGRKGLCSKRVY